Proteins found in one Pseudanabaena sp. FACHB-2040 genomic segment:
- a CDS encoding FMN-dependent NADH-azoreductase: protein MAHLLHIDSSPRGERSHSRRMTREFVEAWKQTHPTDTVTYRDVGHQPVPHVDEPWIIAAYTPPEERSLELWEAIRISDCLVDELLSADVLVVGVPMYNFSVPSTFKAYIDQIVRIGRTFALDPEDAENPYKPLLQDKKMFVITARGGSGFEPGERYGHMNHQDPYLRVAFGFIGITDITFIHVENDEHSSASLAASIAAARAQVAQLVAA from the coding sequence ATGGCACACCTGCTGCACATTGATTCTAGTCCGCGTGGCGAGCGATCGCACTCTCGCCGCATGACCCGAGAATTTGTTGAAGCCTGGAAGCAAACCCACCCCACCGACACCGTCACCTACCGCGATGTGGGTCACCAGCCTGTCCCCCATGTAGATGAGCCCTGGATTATTGCTGCTTACACCCCACCCGAGGAGCGCTCTCTAGAGCTGTGGGAGGCGATTCGTATAAGCGATTGTCTGGTGGATGAACTCCTGTCTGCAGATGTTTTAGTCGTTGGGGTACCTATGTATAACTTCAGCGTACCCAGCACCTTTAAGGCGTACATTGACCAAATTGTGCGCATCGGTCGCACCTTTGCTCTTGATCCAGAGGATGCGGAAAACCCCTACAAACCCCTGCTGCAAGATAAGAAAATGTTCGTGATCACGGCGCGGGGCGGCTCAGGTTTTGAACCCGGCGAGCGTTACGGCCACATGAATCATCAAGATCCGTACCTGAGAGTAGCCTTTGGGTTTATTGGCATTACCGATATCACCTTCATTCATGTGGAAAACGATGAGCACAGCAGCGCTAGTTTGGCCGCGTCCATAGCGGCGGCCCGTGCCCAGGTGGCTCAACTGGTCGCCGCGTAA
- a CDS encoding anthrone oxygenase family protein, translating to MTLYNDLFFCLKLGTALGCGLVAGAFFAFSTFVMKALSQQPPAQGIAAMQSINITVINPWFMGALFGTAAACLVLVAVSLIRGSQPSTMYLLLGSLLYLLGTILVTIVFNVPLNDALAAVNPNSIEGTTLWARYLSNWTLWNHVRTAAALAAAALFTIAL from the coding sequence ATGACACTCTATAACGACCTGTTTTTCTGTCTCAAACTAGGCACCGCCTTGGGCTGCGGGCTGGTTGCTGGGGCCTTTTTCGCCTTTTCCACCTTTGTGATGAAGGCCCTAAGCCAACAGCCCCCTGCTCAGGGCATTGCCGCCATGCAGTCAATCAATATTACAGTGATCAATCCCTGGTTTATGGGCGCGCTGTTTGGCACAGCAGCAGCCTGCCTAGTGTTGGTCGCTGTCTCTTTGATCAGGGGAAGCCAACCCAGCACGATGTATTTGTTACTTGGCAGCCTGCTCTACCTGCTCGGCACAATTCTCGTCACTATCGTCTTTAACGTACCGCTCAATGACGCTCTAGCAGCCGTTAACCCAAACAGCATTGAGGGTACAACCCTTTGGGCCAGATACCTAAGCAATTGGACGCTGTGGAACCACGTTCGCACAGCGGCAGCCCTAGCAGCAGCAGCATTATTTACCATCGCACTCTAG